One Kitasatospora sp. NBC_01266 genomic window carries:
- a CDS encoding CTP synthase — MTTKHLFVTGGVASSLGKGLTASSLGALLKARGLRVTMQKLDPYLNVDPGTMNPFQHGEVFVTDDGAETDLDIGHYERFLDTNLHGSANVTTGQVYSTVIAKERRGEYLGDTVQVIPHITNEIKSRIRRMATEDVDVVITEVGGTVGDIESLPFLEAVRQVRHEVGRDNVFFVHVSLLPYIGPSGELKTKPTQHSVAALRNIGIQPDAIVLRADREVPQAIKRKISLMCDVDEEAVVAAIDAKSIYDIPKVLHGEGLDAYVVRRLDLPFRDVDWTTWDDLLRRVHEPQHIVKVALVGKYIDLPDAYLSVTEALRAGGFANNARVEIKWVTSDDCETPEGAREQLGDVDAICIPGGFGDRGVTGKVAAITYARENKIPLLGLCLGLQCVVIEAARNLAGLPDANSTEFEPAAQHPVISTMAEQLAIVGGQGDLGGTMRLGLYPAKLAEGSIVREVYGGEQYVDERHRHRYEVNNAYRADLEKTGLVFSGLSPKGDLVEYVEYPREVHPYLVATQAHPELKSRPTRPHPLFAGLVAAAIKIKTGAE; from the coding sequence GTGACGACCAAGCACCTCTTCGTCACCGGGGGTGTCGCCTCTTCACTCGGCAAGGGGCTCACCGCCTCCAGCCTCGGTGCCCTGCTCAAGGCCCGCGGCCTGCGGGTGACGATGCAGAAGCTCGACCCGTACCTGAACGTGGACCCGGGCACCATGAACCCGTTCCAGCACGGTGAGGTCTTCGTCACCGACGACGGTGCCGAGACCGACCTGGACATCGGCCACTACGAGCGGTTCCTGGACACCAACCTGCACGGCTCGGCCAACGTCACCACCGGCCAGGTCTACTCCACGGTGATCGCCAAGGAGCGCCGCGGCGAGTACCTGGGCGACACCGTCCAGGTGATCCCGCACATCACCAACGAGATCAAGTCCCGGATCCGCCGGATGGCGACCGAGGACGTCGACGTGGTGATCACCGAGGTCGGCGGCACCGTCGGCGACATCGAGTCGCTGCCGTTCCTGGAGGCCGTGCGCCAGGTGCGCCACGAGGTCGGCCGGGACAACGTCTTCTTCGTGCACGTCTCGCTGCTGCCCTACATCGGCCCCTCCGGCGAGCTGAAGACCAAGCCCACCCAGCACTCGGTGGCCGCGCTGCGCAACATCGGCATCCAGCCGGACGCCATCGTGCTGCGCGCCGACCGCGAGGTCCCGCAGGCCATCAAGCGCAAGATCTCGCTGATGTGCGACGTGGACGAGGAGGCCGTGGTCGCGGCCATCGACGCCAAGTCGATCTACGACATCCCCAAGGTGCTGCACGGTGAGGGCCTGGACGCCTACGTGGTGCGCCGGCTCGACCTGCCGTTCCGCGACGTGGACTGGACCACCTGGGACGACCTGCTGCGCCGGGTCCACGAGCCCCAGCACATCGTCAAGGTCGCGCTGGTCGGCAAGTACATCGACCTGCCCGACGCCTACCTCTCGGTCACCGAGGCGCTGCGGGCCGGCGGTTTCGCCAACAACGCCCGGGTCGAGATCAAGTGGGTCACCTCCGACGACTGCGAGACGCCCGAGGGCGCCCGTGAGCAGCTCGGCGACGTGGACGCGATCTGCATCCCCGGCGGTTTCGGCGACCGCGGCGTCACCGGCAAGGTGGCCGCGATCACCTACGCCCGGGAGAACAAGATCCCGCTGCTCGGCCTCTGCCTGGGCCTGCAGTGCGTGGTGATCGAGGCGGCCCGCAACCTGGCCGGCCTGCCCGACGCCAACTCCACCGAGTTCGAGCCGGCCGCCCAGCACCCGGTGATCTCCACCATGGCCGAGCAGTTGGCGATCGTCGGCGGCCAGGGCGACCTGGGCGGCACCATGCGGCTGGGCCTCTACCCGGCCAAGCTGGCCGAGGGCTCGATCGTCCGCGAGGTCTACGGCGGCGAGCAGTACGTCGACGAGCGCCACCGCCACCGCTACGAGGTCAACAACGCCTACCGGGCCGACCTGGAGAAGACCGGCCTGGTCTTCTCGGGCCTGTCCCCCAAGGGCGACCTGGTGGAGTATGTCGAGTACCCGCGCGAGGTGCACCCCTACCTGGTGGCCACCCAGGCGCACCCGGAGCTGAAGTCCCGCCCGACCCGCCCGCACCCGCTCTTCGCGGGCCTGGTGGCGGCGGCGATCAAGATCAAGACCGGCGCCGAGTAG
- a CDS encoding NUDIX hydrolase, which yields MIEQSGAERIRDEAEQWEVRSSVTPFQGRVTGVRTDEVLMPDGGYQRRDYQTHPGSVAVLALDDRQRVLLVRQYRHPVRQRLWELPAGLLDVPGENPLHAAQRELYEEAYCKAETWRVLVDFYTSPGGTDEALRLFLATDLAEAQGEKFEAHGEELEIQTARVPLAELVELVLAGELHNPTLVTGTLALHAALTGAGPAALRPADSPWPARPFKE from the coding sequence ATGATCGAGCAGAGCGGGGCCGAGCGGATTCGCGACGAGGCGGAGCAGTGGGAGGTGCGGTCCAGCGTGACGCCCTTCCAGGGGCGGGTCACCGGGGTGCGCACCGACGAGGTGCTGATGCCGGACGGCGGCTACCAGCGGCGCGACTACCAGACCCACCCGGGTTCGGTCGCGGTGCTCGCGCTGGACGACCGGCAGCGGGTGCTGCTGGTGCGCCAGTACCGGCACCCGGTGCGCCAGCGGCTCTGGGAGCTGCCGGCCGGACTGCTGGACGTGCCGGGTGAGAACCCGCTGCACGCCGCGCAGCGCGAGCTGTACGAGGAGGCGTACTGCAAGGCGGAGACCTGGCGGGTGCTGGTCGACTTCTACACCTCGCCCGGCGGCACCGACGAGGCGCTGCGGCTCTTCCTGGCCACCGACCTGGCCGAGGCCCAGGGGGAGAAGTTCGAGGCGCACGGCGAGGAGCTGGAGATCCAGACCGCCCGGGTGCCGCTGGCCGAACTGGTCGAGCTGGTGCTGGCGGGCGAACTGCACAACCCCACGCTGGTCACCGGCACCCTCGCGCTGCACGCCGCGCTGACCGGCGCCGGCCCGGCGGCCCTGCGCCCGGCCGACTCGCCGTGGCCGGCCCGCCCGTTCAAGGAGTAG